The following are encoded in a window of bacterium SCSIO 12643 genomic DNA:
- the rplK gene encoding 50S ribosomal protein L11, translating into MAKEISALIKLQVKGGAANPSPPVGPALGAKGVNIMEFCKQFNARTQDKAGKVLPVVITVFADKSFEFVVKTPPVAVQLKEAAKLKSGSPEPNRRKVATVSQDQIRAIATDKMPDLNCFTVESAMSMVAGTARSMGIVVK; encoded by the coding sequence ATGGCAAAGGAAATAAGTGCGCTTATTAAGCTACAAGTGAAAGGTGGTGCGGCAAATCCGTCACCTCCGGTAGGTCCTGCTTTAGGTGCTAAAGGTGTGAACATTATGGAATTCTGTAAGCAGTTCAACGCCCGTACACAAGATAAAGCTGGTAAAGTTTTACCGGTAGTAATTACGGTTTTTGCTGACAAATCGTTTGAGTTTGTTGTAAAAACTCCACCTGTTGCTGTTCAACTCAAAGAGGCTGCTAAATTGAAGTCTGGTTCTCCGGAGCCTAACAGACGTAAGGTAGCTACCGTTTCTCAAGATCAAATCAGAGCCATTGCAACTGATAAAATGCCTGATCTAAATTGTTTCACAGTTGAATCGGCTATGTCTATGGTAGCGGGTACAGCTAGAAGTATGGGAATTGTTGTAAAATAA
- the rplA gene encoding 50S ribosomal protein L1 — protein MAKISKKRKEVLSKYDAQNQYSLNDASGLVKELSTAKFDESVDLAVRLNVDPRKANQMVRGTVSLPHGTGKDVKVLVLCTPDKEQEAKDNGADYVGLDEYINKIKGGWTDVDVIITMPSVMGKVGALGRILGPRGLMPNPKTGTVTMEIGKAVKDVKAGKIDFRVDKYGIIHAAIGKVSFDKEKIVENAQELLQTLIKLKPAAAKGAYMKSITMSSTMSPGIKVELKAATV, from the coding sequence ATGGCTAAAATTTCTAAAAAAAGAAAAGAAGTTCTATCAAAGTATGATGCTCAAAATCAATATTCTTTGAATGATGCTTCAGGTTTAGTAAAAGAATTAAGTACTGCGAAATTCGATGAGTCTGTTGACTTGGCTGTTCGTTTGAATGTAGATCCTCGTAAAGCTAACCAAATGGTTAGAGGTACGGTTTCTCTTCCTCACGGAACAGGAAAGGATGTAAAAGTACTTGTTTTATGTACTCCTGATAAAGAGCAAGAAGCAAAGGATAACGGTGCTGATTACGTAGGACTTGATGAGTATATCAATAAGATAAAAGGCGGATGGACTGACGTGGATGTGATCATCACAATGCCATCGGTTATGGGTAAAGTTGGTGCTTTAGGTCGTATTTTAGGACCAAGAGGATTAATGCCGAACCCTAAGACTGGAACAGTTACTATGGAAATTGGTAAAGCTGTGAAGGACGTAAAAGCTGGTAAGATTGATTTCCGTGTAGATAAATACGGAATTATTCATGCGGCTATCGGTAAAGTATCTTTTGATAAGGAAAAGATCGTTGAGAACGCTCAAGAGTTGTTACAGACGTTGATCAAACTAAAACCAGCTGCGGCAAAAGGAGCTTATATGAAAAGCATCACTATGTCCAGTACAATGAGCCCAGGCATTAAGGTAGAACTTAAAGCTGCTACGGTTTAA
- a CDS encoding 50S ribosomal protein L10 — protein MNKVEKNQVIDDLVTLLQDNSNIYVANTAELDAELTSDLRRACFNKNIELRVVKNTLLAKAIEKVSDKDFGDIPSVLKGYTSLMTAEVSNAPAKLIKEFRKKSDRPILKAAYVEESVFIGDENLEALVSLKSKDELIGDVIMLLQSPAKTVISQLESGKSTLAGLVKTLSEKES, from the coding sequence ATGAATAAAGTAGAAAAAAATCAGGTCATTGATGACTTAGTAACTTTGTTGCAAGACAATTCGAACATTTATGTGGCGAATACAGCGGAGTTAGATGCTGAGTTAACTTCAGATTTGAGAAGAGCTTGTTTCAATAAAAACATTGAATTACGAGTTGTAAAAAATACACTTTTAGCTAAGGCAATCGAAAAAGTTTCTGATAAGGACTTTGGAGATATTCCTTCAGTGTTAAAAGGGTATACCTCATTAATGACTGCTGAAGTATCAAATGCACCAGCTAAGTTAATCAAAGAGTTTAGGAAGAAAAGTGATCGACCTATTCTCAAAGCTGCTTATGTTGAGGAGTCTGTGTTTATCGGTGATGAAAACCTTGAAGCACTTGTAAGCTTGAAATCTAAAGACGAGCTTATTGGAGATGTTATCATGTTGTTACAATCACCTGCGAAAACAGTTATTTCTCAATTAGAGTCTGGTAAGTCAACACTTGCGGGACTTGTGAAAACACTTTCAGAAAAAGAATCTTAA
- the rplL gene encoding 50S ribosomal protein L7/L12, whose amino-acid sequence MADLKSFAEQLVNLTVKEVSELADILKDEYGIEPAAAAAVAVAGPAGGAGEAAEEKTEFDVILKAAGGQKLKVVKAVKELTGLGLKEAKEIVDGAPKAIKEGVAKDEAEALKTQLEEAGAEVELK is encoded by the coding sequence ATGGCAGATTTAAAATCATTTGCTGAGCAACTAGTAAACCTAACAGTAAAAGAAGTTAGTGAATTAGCTGACATCCTAAAAGACGAGTACGGAATTGAGCCTGCTGCTGCTGCTGCAGTTGCTGTTGCTGGTCCTGCTGGTGGAGCTGGAGAGGCTGCTGAAGAGAAAACTGAATTTGACGTAATCTTGAAAGCTGCTGGTGGTCAAAAACTTAAAGTTGTAAAAGCGGTTAAAGAATTAACTGGTTTAGGACTTAAAGAAGCTAAAGAAATCGTTGACGGTGCTCCTAAAGCAATCAAAGAAGGCGTAGCTAAAGACGAAGCAGAAGCACTTAAAACTCAACTAGAAGAAGCAGGAGCTGAAGTTGAGCTTAAGTAA
- the rpoB gene encoding DNA-directed RNA polymerase subunit beta: MAELAKQERVNFGTAKNLLEYPDFLDIQLKSFQDFFQLETTADSRETEGLFKVFNENFPITDSRNNFVLEFLDYFIDPPRYDIKETIERGLTYSVPLKAKLKLYCTDPEHEDFETIIQDVYLGTIPYMTPSGSFIINGAERVIVSQLHRSPGVFFGQSYHANGTKLYSARIIPFKGSWIEFATDINNVMFAYIDRKKKLPVTTLLRAIGYESDKDILEIFGLADEVKVSKAGLKRIIGRRLAARVLKTWFEDFVDEDTGEVVSIERNEVIIDRETIVENEHVDLILDSGAKTILLHKEDVNSTDYTLIYNTLQKDPSNTEIEAVEHIYRVLRNSEPPDEETARGVIDKLFFSDKRYDLGEVGRFRINKKLKIETGEDSRVLTKEDIILIIKYLIELVNSKTDVDDIDHLSNRRVRTVGEQLHNQFGVGLARMARTIRERMNVRDNEVFTPIDLINAKTLSAVINSFFGTNQLSQFMDQTNPLSEITHKRRLSALGPGGLSRERAGFEVRDVHYTHYGRLCTIETPEGPNIGLISSLCSYAKVNKLGFIETPYRKVRDAKVSYASEDLVYLSAEEEDGINIAQATAQVKDDGEFANDAVIARYEGDFPIISKEEIGLIDVAPNQITSIGASLIPFLEHDDANRALMGSNMQRQAVPLLRPEAPIVGTGLEGDVARDSRVLINAEGPGVVTYVDALEVTIKYDQNDDDRSVSFRGPSKTYQLVKYAKTNQNTMVNLKPIVRVGDRVEKDQVLCEGYATQQGELALGRNLNVAFMPWKGYNFEDAIVISEKVVRDDYFTSLHVEEFSLEVRDTKRGLEELTADIPNVSEEATKNLDENGLVRIGSRIKAGDILIGKITPKGESDPTPEEKLLRAIFGDKAGDVKDSSLKAGPSMDGVVIGKKLFSRAIKDRRQRNSEKEIIAEIDYKYGKQVEEIKGIHAEKLFALVNGKTSQGVFNNFREEIIPKGTKFTLKLLMTLNYDELNPAGWTTSDHTNVLIKRLFVNFNSRVNDVLGVWKREKFQISIGDELPAGIVQLAKIYVAKKRKLKVGDKMAGRHGNKGIVARIVRQEDMPYLEDGSPVDIVLNPLGVPSRMNLGQIYETVLGWAGRKLGVKFATPIFDGASVAEIESWTKKAGINDFGRTYLYDGGTGERFDQPVTVGIIYMLKLHHLVDDKMHARSIGPYSLITQQPLGGKAQMGGQRFGEMEVWALEAFGASHILQEILTIKSDDVIGRAKAYEAIVKGESMPKPGIPESFNVLLHEMRGLGLNITMN, encoded by the coding sequence ATGGCAGAATTGGCAAAACAGGAAAGGGTAAATTTTGGAACAGCGAAGAATTTATTGGAGTATCCGGATTTCTTGGATATTCAATTAAAGTCGTTTCAAGATTTTTTCCAGCTGGAGACTACAGCTGATAGCAGGGAGACAGAAGGCTTATTTAAAGTTTTTAACGAGAACTTCCCAATTACAGATTCAAGAAACAACTTCGTTTTAGAATTTTTGGATTATTTCATTGATCCTCCTCGTTACGATATAAAGGAAACTATTGAAAGAGGTTTAACTTATAGTGTACCACTAAAGGCGAAACTTAAGTTGTATTGTACGGATCCAGAGCACGAAGATTTTGAAACTATTATTCAAGATGTTTATCTAGGAACCATTCCTTACATGACCCCAAGTGGTTCATTTATTATTAATGGTGCCGAGCGTGTAATTGTATCTCAGTTACACAGATCTCCAGGGGTATTCTTTGGACAGAGCTACCACGCAAATGGTACAAAATTATATTCAGCGAGAATCATTCCTTTCAAAGGTTCTTGGATTGAATTTGCTACCGACATCAACAATGTGATGTTTGCGTATATTGATAGAAAGAAAAAGCTTCCAGTAACTACATTGTTGAGAGCAATTGGTTATGAAAGCGATAAAGACATTTTAGAGATTTTCGGATTAGCTGATGAAGTTAAGGTTTCTAAAGCAGGTTTAAAACGTATCATTGGAAGACGTTTAGCTGCAAGAGTTTTAAAAACCTGGTTCGAGGATTTCGTAGATGAAGATACTGGTGAAGTAGTATCTATTGAGCGTAATGAGGTCATTATTGATCGTGAGACTATCGTGGAAAACGAGCATGTTGATTTGATTTTAGATTCTGGTGCTAAGACCATTCTTTTACATAAAGAAGATGTAAATAGTACAGACTATACGCTTATCTACAATACATTACAAAAAGACCCGTCTAATACTGAAATCGAGGCGGTTGAACATATTTACCGTGTATTACGTAACTCTGAGCCGCCAGATGAAGAGACAGCTCGTGGAGTAATCGATAAATTGTTCTTCTCTGATAAGAGATATGACCTTGGTGAAGTAGGACGTTTTAGAATTAATAAGAAATTAAAGATTGAAACTGGTGAGGACAGTAGAGTTCTTACTAAGGAAGATATCATTTTAATTATAAAATATTTGATCGAGTTGGTAAACTCTAAAACAGATGTTGACGATATCGATCACTTGAGTAATAGACGTGTACGTACAGTAGGTGAGCAATTACACAACCAATTTGGTGTGGGATTGGCACGTATGGCGCGTACAATTCGTGAGCGTATGAACGTACGTGATAACGAAGTATTTACTCCTATTGATTTGATTAATGCAAAAACTTTATCTGCAGTAATCAATTCATTCTTTGGAACCAACCAGTTATCTCAATTTATGGATCAAACGAATCCATTATCTGAGATTACACACAAGCGTAGATTATCTGCCCTTGGACCAGGTGGTTTATCTAGAGAAAGAGCAGGTTTCGAGGTACGTGACGTTCACTATACACACTACGGACGTTTATGTACAATTGAAACACCTGAGGGACCAAACATTGGTTTGATTTCTTCTCTTTGTTCATATGCGAAAGTGAATAAACTTGGATTTATCGAAACTCCATACCGTAAGGTAAGAGATGCTAAAGTAAGCTACGCTTCTGAAGATCTGGTTTACTTATCAGCAGAGGAGGAAGATGGAATTAACATTGCGCAGGCAACTGCTCAGGTTAAGGATGATGGTGAATTCGCAAATGATGCGGTAATTGCACGTTACGAAGGTGACTTCCCAATTATCTCTAAAGAGGAAATCGGATTGATTGATGTCGCTCCAAACCAGATTACTTCAATTGGAGCATCGTTGATTCCATTCCTGGAGCATGATGATGCGAACCGTGCATTGATGGGATCGAACATGCAGCGTCAGGCAGTTCCACTTTTACGTCCGGAAGCTCCGATTGTAGGAACAGGATTAGAAGGTGATGTAGCGCGTGACTCTCGTGTATTGATCAACGCAGAAGGACCAGGTGTGGTGACTTATGTGGATGCATTAGAAGTAACAATTAAGTACGATCAGAATGATGATGACCGTTCAGTAAGCTTTAGAGGACCTTCTAAAACTTACCAATTGGTGAAGTATGCGAAAACCAACCAAAATACGATGGTGAACTTGAAGCCAATCGTGAGAGTTGGAGATCGTGTAGAGAAAGATCAGGTATTGTGTGAAGGTTATGCAACCCAACAAGGTGAGTTAGCACTGGGACGTAATCTGAACGTAGCATTCATGCCTTGGAAAGGGTACAACTTTGAGGATGCGATCGTTATTTCAGAGAAAGTAGTAAGAGATGATTATTTTACTTCTTTACACGTAGAAGAATTCAGCTTAGAGGTGCGTGATACTAAACGTGGTTTAGAGGAGTTGACTGCTGATATTCCTAACGTAAGTGAAGAAGCAACAAAAAATCTTGATGAAAACGGATTAGTTCGTATTGGTTCAAGAATTAAAGCAGGTGATATTTTAATTGGTAAGATTACTCCAAAAGGTGAGAGTGATCCAACTCCGGAAGAAAAATTATTACGTGCGATCTTTGGTGATAAAGCAGGTGATGTAAAAGACTCTTCTTTAAAAGCAGGTCCATCAATGGATGGAGTTGTGATTGGAAAGAAACTTTTCTCAAGAGCAATCAAAGACAGAAGACAAAGAAACAGCGAGAAGGAAATCATTGCGGAAATCGATTATAAATACGGAAAACAAGTAGAAGAAATCAAAGGAATTCACGCAGAGAAATTATTTGCTTTGGTGAATGGAAAAACTTCTCAAGGTGTATTTAATAACTTCCGTGAAGAAATCATTCCTAAAGGAACGAAGTTTACTTTAAAACTTCTAATGACTCTTAATTATGATGAGTTGAATCCTGCAGGATGGACGACAAGTGATCATACCAACGTATTAATTAAACGTTTATTCGTAAACTTTAATTCTCGTGTGAACGATGTTCTTGGAGTTTGGAAAAGAGAGAAATTCCAAATTTCAATTGGTGATGAGTTACCAGCAGGTATTGTTCAGTTAGCGAAGATTTACGTAGCTAAGAAACGTAAGTTGAAAGTAGGTGATAAGATGGCAGGTCGTCACGGTAACAAAGGTATCGTAGCACGTATCGTCCGTCAGGAAGATATGCCTTACCTGGAAGACGGTTCACCGGTAGATATTGTATTGAATCCGCTAGGGGTACCATCTCGTATGAACTTGGGTCAGATTTATGAAACAGTACTTGGATGGGCCGGTAGAAAATTAGGTGTCAAATTTGCGACTCCAATTTTCGATGGTGCTTCAGTTGCTGAGATTGAATCTTGGACTAAGAAAGCTGGTATTAATGATTTCGGTAGAACATATTTATATGATGGTGGTACCGGTGAGCGCTTTGACCAACCGGTAACTGTAGGAATTATCTATATGTTGAAACTTCACCACTTGGTTGATGATAAGATGCATGCGAGATCTATTGGACCATACTCATTGATTACACAACAACCATTGGGTGGTAAAGCTCAAATGGGTGGTCAAAGATTTGGTGAGATGGAGGTATGGGCACTTGAAGCATTCGGTGCGTCACATATCTTACAGGAGATCTTAACGATCAAGTCGGATGATGTTATTGGCCGTGCAAAAGCTTATGAAGCTATTGTAAAAGGTGAGTCTATGCCTAAACCTGGAATTCCAGAGTCATTTAATGTATTGTTACATGAAATGAGAGGATTAGGATTGAACATCACCATGAATTAA
- the rpoC gene encoding DNA-directed RNA polymerase subunit beta', protein MAFKKDTKQQSSFSKITISLASPEMIRNASSGEVLKPETINYRTYKPERDGLFCERIFGPVKDYECHCGKYKRIRYKGIVCDRCGVEVTEKKVRRERMGHIALVVPVAHIWYFKSLPNKIGYLLGLPSKKLDTIIYYEKYVVIQAGMATNDDGEPLNYLDFLSEEEYLDALDRLPQDNQYLEDTDPNKFIAKMGAEALEDLLRNLDLDSLSYELRHKANIETSQQRKAEALKRLQVVEGFRDANQRLENRPEWMIIKVVPVTPPELRPLVPLDGGRFATSDLNDLYRRVIIRNNRLKRLIEIKAPEVILRNEKRMLQEAVDSLLDNSRKSSAVKTDSNRALKSLSDSLKGKQGRFRQNLLGKRVDYSARSVIVVGPNLEMHECGIPKNMAAELYKPFIIRKLIERGIVKTVKSAKKIVDKKEPVVWDILENVLKGHPVLLNRAPTLHRLGIQAFQPKLVEGKAIQLHPLACSAFNADFDGDQMAVHLPLGNAAILEAQVLMLGSHNILNPANGAPITVPSQDMVLGLYYITKARRSEGDHKIIGEDMTFYSPEEVEIAFNEKKLELHANIKCRVPVLENGERVEKIIETTCGRVMFNEFVPEEVGFINEVLTKKSLRDIIGKIIKISGVTRTARFLDDIKSLGFYWAFKGGLSFNINDVMIPAEKETLVDSAKAKVAEIMGNYNMGLITNNERYNQIIDIWTHTNSKLTNILMNALENDNQGFNSIYMMFHSGARGSKEQIRQLAGMRGLMAKPKKSGAQGGSIIENPILSNFKEGLSILEYFISTHGARKGLADTALKTADAGYLTRRLVDVSQDVIISAEDCGTLRGLNVSALKKNDDIVESLVDRIVGRTAVHDVYHPESDEMLLATGDEITEEVAKQIEDSGIESVEVRSVLTCETVRGVCAKCYGTNLATNKRVQKGEAVGVVAAQSIGEPGTQLTLRTFHVGGTASNIAAESSHIAKFDGKLVLEDVKTVEHVNAEGETEHVVVGRAGEMRIIDPTTNMTLMSNNIPYGSILLITKSKKIKKGEVVCSWDPYNAVIVSEFDGVIGFQNIEEGRTYREESDEQTGFSEKVIIERKDRKMVPLIKVSDGDGNQLRSYNLPVGAHIITDEGDKVKAGQILVKIPRSAGGSSDITGGLPRVTELFEARNPSNPAVVSEIDGYISFGKIKRGNQEIIVTSKSGEVKKYLVSLSKHILAQENDWVKAGQPLSDGAITPSDILSIKGPTAVQEYIVNEIQEVYRLQGVKINDKHFEVIVRQMMRKVDVVDAGDTKFLEKQIINKSDFQAENDWIYGRMVITNAGDSNELKEGQIVSARKLRDVNSRLKRNDQKLVEYREALPATSKPVLQGITRASLQTGSFISAASFQETTKVLNEAAVKGKEDHLLGLKENVIVGHLIPAGTGLNEYEKLVVGSKQEFNQLVESDSPDIIDL, encoded by the coding sequence ATGGCTTTTAAGAAAGATACAAAACAACAAAGCAGTTTTAGTAAAATCACCATTTCGTTGGCGAGTCCGGAGATGATCCGTAACGCATCTAGTGGTGAGGTATTAAAACCAGAAACTATAAATTATCGTACTTACAAACCGGAACGTGACGGACTATTCTGTGAGCGTATTTTCGGACCGGTAAAAGATTACGAATGTCACTGTGGTAAATACAAAAGAATCCGTTATAAAGGAATCGTTTGTGACCGTTGTGGGGTTGAAGTTACTGAGAAAAAAGTAAGACGTGAGCGCATGGGGCACATCGCTTTAGTGGTGCCTGTCGCGCATATTTGGTACTTTAAATCATTACCAAACAAAATCGGTTATCTTTTAGGTCTACCTTCTAAGAAATTGGATACTATCATTTATTATGAAAAATATGTGGTAATCCAGGCAGGTATGGCAACTAATGATGATGGAGAACCTTTAAACTATCTTGATTTCTTAAGTGAAGAAGAATATCTTGATGCTTTAGACAGACTTCCTCAGGATAACCAGTATTTAGAAGATACAGATCCAAACAAATTCATCGCTAAGATGGGGGCTGAGGCTCTGGAAGATTTGTTACGTAATTTGGATTTGGATTCTCTATCTTACGAGTTACGTCATAAAGCAAATATTGAAACATCTCAACAACGTAAAGCGGAAGCGTTAAAACGTCTTCAGGTGGTTGAAGGTTTCAGAGATGCAAATCAAAGATTAGAAAACCGTCCGGAATGGATGATCATTAAAGTGGTTCCTGTAACTCCACCGGAATTACGTCCATTGGTACCTCTTGATGGTGGTCGTTTTGCAACATCTGATTTGAACGATTTATATCGTAGAGTGATTATTCGTAACAACCGTTTGAAACGTTTGATCGAAATTAAAGCTCCTGAGGTAATCCTTCGTAATGAGAAACGTATGCTTCAAGAAGCTGTGGATTCGTTATTGGATAACTCAAGAAAATCAAGTGCTGTTAAAACAGATTCTAACCGTGCTTTAAAATCACTTTCAGATTCATTGAAAGGTAAGCAAGGTCGTTTCCGTCAGAACTTATTGGGTAAACGTGTGGATTATTCAGCACGTTCGGTAATTGTTGTTGGACCAAACTTGGAAATGCACGAGTGTGGTATTCCTAAGAACATGGCAGCAGAGCTTTACAAGCCGTTTATTATTCGTAAGTTGATTGAGCGTGGAATTGTTAAGACGGTTAAATCAGCGAAGAAAATTGTAGATAAAAAAGAACCTGTTGTTTGGGATATCCTGGAAAATGTACTGAAAGGTCATCCGGTATTACTGAACAGGGCTCCTACACTTCACCGTTTAGGTATTCAAGCATTCCAACCTAAGTTAGTAGAAGGAAAAGCAATCCAACTACACCCATTAGCATGTTCGGCATTCAACGCGGATTTTGATGGGGACCAGATGGCAGTTCACTTACCATTAGGTAACGCTGCAATTTTGGAAGCTCAGGTATTGATGTTAGGATCTCACAACATTTTGAACCCTGCGAATGGTGCGCCAATTACGGTACCATCTCAGGATATGGTTTTAGGTCTGTATTACATTACTAAAGCTAGAAGATCAGAAGGAGATCATAAGATTATCGGTGAGGATATGACTTTCTACTCTCCAGAAGAAGTGGAAATTGCATTCAACGAGAAGAAATTAGAGCTTCATGCAAATATCAAGTGTAGAGTTCCTGTACTTGAGAATGGTGAGCGAGTAGAAAAAATCATTGAGACTACTTGTGGTAGAGTAATGTTCAATGAATTCGTTCCTGAAGAAGTTGGATTCATTAATGAGGTATTAACGAAAAAATCTCTTCGAGATATTATCGGTAAGATCATTAAGATTTCAGGGGTTACCAGAACCGCAAGATTCCTGGATGATATTAAGAGCTTAGGTTTCTACTGGGCATTCAAAGGTGGATTATCTTTTAACATCAATGATGTGATGATTCCAGCTGAAAAAGAAACTTTAGTAGATTCTGCGAAAGCGAAGGTAGCGGAGATTATGGGTAACTATAACATGGGTTTAATTACCAATAATGAGCGTTACAACCAGATTATTGATATCTGGACGCATACCAACTCAAAATTGACAAACATTTTGATGAATGCGTTAGAGAACGATAATCAAGGTTTCAACTCGATCTATATGATGTTCCACTCAGGTGCAAGGGGATCGAAAGAGCAAATTCGTCAGTTAGCAGGTATGAGGGGATTGATGGCGAAACCGAAAAAATCGGGAGCGCAGGGAGGATCGATTATTGAGAATCCAATTCTTTCTAACTTTAAGGAAGGTCTATCCATTTTAGAGTACTTCATTTCAACGCACGGTGCACGTAAAGGTCTTGCGGATACGGCATTGAAAACGGCAGATGCGGGTTACTTGACAAGAAGACTTGTTGATGTATCTCAAGATGTTATTATCTCTGCTGAAGATTGTGGTACTTTAAGAGGATTGAATGTATCAGCGTTAAAGAAAAATGATGACATCGTTGAAAGTTTGGTAGATAGAATTGTTGGTCGTACAGCAGTTCACGATGTATACCATCCGGAAAGTGATGAAATGCTTCTTGCAACTGGTGATGAAATAACAGAAGAAGTAGCAAAACAAATCGAAGATAGCGGTATTGAGTCAGTTGAAGTACGTTCAGTATTGACTTGTGAGACTGTTAGAGGAGTTTGTGCGAAATGTTATGGAACAAACCTGGCAACAAATAAGAGAGTTCAGAAAGGTGAAGCAGTCGGGGTTGTGGCAGCACAATCAATTGGTGAGCCGGGTACACAGTTGACACTTCGTACATTCCACGTTGGGGGTACAGCGAGTAACATTGCGGCTGAATCTAGTCACATTGCTAAATTCGATGGTAAACTTGTTTTAGAAGATGTTAAAACAGTTGAACATGTAAATGCTGAAGGAGAAACTGAGCATGTTGTTGTTGGTCGTGCAGGAGAGATGAGAATCATCGATCCAACTACGAATATGACATTGATGTCAAACAACATTCCTTACGGATCTATTCTTTTGATTACTAAATCTAAGAAGATCAAGAAAGGTGAGGTAGTTTGTTCCTGGGATCCATATAACGCAGTAATCGTTTCTGAATTTGATGGTGTGATCGGATTCCAAAATATTGAGGAAGGTCGTACATACCGAGAAGAATCAGATGAGCAAACTGGTTTCTCTGAAAAAGTAATTATTGAGAGAAAGGATCGTAAAATGGTTCCATTAATCAAAGTATCAGATGGTGATGGAAATCAATTACGTTCATACAACTTACCGGTTGGAGCGCATATTATCACTGATGAAGGAGATAAAGTAAAAGCTGGACAAATCTTAGTTAAGATTCCTCGTTCTGCGGGTGGTTCTAGTGATATTACAGGTGGTCTGCCTCGTGTAACTGAGTTATTTGAGGCTAGAAATCCATCAAACCCAGCAGTTGTTTCAGAGATTGATGGTTACATTTCTTTTGGTAAAATTAAAAGAGGTAATCAGGAAATTATAGTAACATCTAAGTCAGGTGAAGTGAAGAAGTACTTGGTTTCATTATCTAAGCACATCTTAGCTCAAGAAAATGACTGGGTAAAAGCTGGACAGCCATTATCTGATGGTGCGATTACACCAAGCGATATCTTATCGATTAAAGGACCTACAGCGGTTCAGGAATACATTGTAAATGAAATTCAGGAGGTATATCGTCTACAAGGTGTGAAAATTAATGATAAGCACTTCGAGGTGATCGTTAGACAAATGATGCGTAAAGTAGATGTTGTTGATGCTGGAGATACTAAATTCTTAGAGAAGCAAATCATTAACAAAAGTGATTTCCAGGCTGAGAATGATTGGATCTACGGAAGAATGGTTATTACAAACGCTGGAGATTCTAACGAATTAAAAGAAGGTCAAATTGTTTCTGCTAGAAAACTGCGTGATGTAAACTCTAGACTGAAAAGAAATGATCAGAAATTGGTTGAATATAGAGAAGCGTTACCTGCTACTTCTAAACCAGTACTTCAAGGTATTACCAGAGCATCACTTCAAACCGGAAGTTTCATTTCTGCGGCTTCGTTCCAGGAAACTACTAAAGTGTTGAATGAAGCAGCAGTAAAAGGTAAAGAAGATCACTTGTTAGGATTGAAAGAAAACGTTATCGTTGGACACTTGATCCCAGCAGGAACAGGATTAAATGAGTATGAAAAACTAGTTGTAGGTTCTAAACAAGAATTCAATCAATTGGTAGAATCAGATAGTCCGGATATTATTGATTTATAA
- a CDS encoding DUF3467 domain-containing protein — MEEKDAKPGQLNIELSEEMAEGTYSNLAILTHSLSEFIVDFVQIMPGAPKAKVKSRVILTPQHAKRLLIALQDNIQKYEQIHGHIKEGEPQGGGSIPMNFGGPTTQA; from the coding sequence ATGGAAGAAAAAGACGCAAAACCAGGACAATTAAACATTGAACTAAGTGAAGAGATGGCTGAAGGAACATATTCTAATTTAGCTATTTTGACCCATTCACTTTCTGAGTTTATTGTGGATTTCGTACAAATTATGCCGGGTGCACCTAAAGCAAAAGTGAAGTCCAGAGTTATTTTAACTCCGCAACACGCAAAGAGATTGTTAATTGCATTGCAGGATAATATCCAGAAATATGAGCAGATTCATGGTCATATTAAAGAAGGTGAACCACAAGGTGGAGGTTCTATTCCAATGAATTTTGGAGGCCCAACAACACAGGCTTAA